A DNA window from Synechococcus sp. UW179A contains the following coding sequences:
- the kdsB gene encoding 3-deoxy-manno-octulosonate cytidylyltransferase — protein sequence MTIQRSVVAVPARLASSRLPGKVLAEIGGLPMIQRVLDRCAQADGPDAVVLCTDSNRLHDLATGWGYSVLMTSQNCSSGSERIASVADQLVALAWGEHAEHWNASHRHQRLQSTAVINVQGDQPFLDSAVVSQMVDEFAQRDPVPAVVTPVYRLNPDTIHNPAVVKTLLAHDGRALYFSRSAVPHVRDVDPSDWHQHADYWGHVGMYGFRGDVLAGWDQLPVSPLEDLERLEQLRLIEAGHTIATFSVEGTSLSVDTPEQLGEARRLAVGAD from the coding sequence TTGACCATTCAACGATCGGTGGTGGCGGTCCCAGCCCGGCTCGCTTCATCGCGTCTACCTGGCAAGGTGCTGGCTGAAATCGGTGGCTTGCCGATGATTCAGCGGGTTTTGGATCGGTGTGCGCAGGCGGATGGGCCTGATGCCGTTGTGCTCTGCACCGACAGCAATCGCTTGCACGACCTCGCCACAGGCTGGGGTTATTCCGTGCTGATGACCTCTCAGAACTGCAGTTCAGGTAGTGAGCGCATCGCTTCGGTTGCTGATCAGCTTGTGGCGCTGGCTTGGGGAGAGCATGCTGAGCATTGGAATGCATCTCATCGGCATCAACGCCTTCAAAGCACTGCTGTGATCAATGTGCAGGGGGACCAGCCTTTTCTTGATTCTGCTGTTGTGTCGCAGATGGTTGATGAGTTTGCACAGCGTGATCCAGTGCCGGCTGTTGTTACTCCGGTGTATCGGCTCAATCCCGACACCATCCATAACCCTGCTGTTGTGAAGACGCTGCTCGCTCATGATGGACGGGCCCTCTATTTTTCCCGTTCCGCGGTTCCTCATGTGAGGGATGTTGATCCATCTGATTGGCATCAGCACGCGGATTACTGGGGGCACGTAGGGATGTACGGGTTTCGCGGGGATGTTCTGGCTGGCTGGGATCAACTGCCAGTGTCTCCGCTGGAAGATCTGGAACGTTTGGAGCAGTTGCGTTTGATCGAAGCCGGTCACACGATTGCCACGTTTTCTGTCGAGGGAACATCCTTGTCGGTGGATACACCAGAACAGTTGGGAGAGGCCCGCCGTCTGGCGGTTGGTGCCGACTAA